From a region of the uncultured Draconibacterium sp. genome:
- a CDS encoding heavy metal translocating P-type ATPase metal-binding domain-containing protein yields MGKKEENNCEHCGADCGSTPVVWNELNFCCNGCKTVYQLLNENKLYNYYNLEETPGIKVETTTEFGNKYAFLDNEEVKEKLISFSEGSISKVKFYVPVIHCASCIWLLEHLYKLHNGIRHSFVNFTRKEVDITFDEKEISLRELVELLASIHYIPDLSQSLSDKKEDKSYKKLLYKIGVAGFVFINVMTYSLPAYFNGEPLSDKLQSLFSILSYILVIPVVFYSGNDYYISAIKNLLKKNISIDLPIALGIVVLFLVTSYEVIFTGGPGYSDSLSGLIFFLLVGKWYQSKTYEALSFDRNYKSYFPIAVTKINKQIEESILIEKIEVDDELIIRNKELVPADAELVEGDGRIDYSFVTGESTPIVKKPGDFIYAGGRQMGGIIRIKVKKEVNQSHLTKLWNQDKSYEKPSDSLKTLSDRISQYFTLIVIAIAIFGFTFWALRGEYHTAIFVFTAVLIVACPCALALSIPFTFGNTMRIFGKRGLYIKNTDVIEKLSHINSIVFDKTGTLTQPNQNKVVYSGTELSASEKEAIFSLTRQSTHPLSTALSQSFNGSAYHNPEHFVEVAGRGIFGKVNNLSLRIGSEEYVTNTPSPKKKKTSVVYVAVEDKLKGHFTISNQYRSGFKNVLSALKQGFNLFLISGDNDAEAENLSSFFDREHMLFNQKPGDKAAFIKSQQNKGNTVLMTGDGLNDAGALMQSDVALTIADKVYHFSPASDAVLEAEQFNQLANFIRFTKTSLNIVKLSFLISFCYNIVGIAFALTGNLSPVVAAILMPISSVSVVAFATFATRLAGSIKLRKTANT; encoded by the coding sequence ATGGGGAAAAAGGAGGAGAATAACTGTGAACATTGTGGCGCCGATTGCGGGAGTACTCCTGTGGTGTGGAACGAGCTGAATTTTTGTTGTAACGGTTGTAAAACGGTTTATCAGCTGCTGAACGAAAACAAACTTTACAACTACTACAACCTGGAAGAAACACCGGGAATAAAGGTGGAGACCACCACCGAATTTGGTAATAAATATGCTTTCCTCGACAACGAAGAGGTAAAGGAAAAGCTGATCTCGTTTTCCGAAGGCAGCATTTCGAAAGTAAAATTTTATGTACCGGTTATCCACTGCGCTTCGTGCATTTGGTTGCTCGAGCACCTGTATAAACTACATAACGGCATTCGCCATTCCTTTGTTAATTTTACCCGCAAAGAGGTTGACATCACTTTCGATGAAAAGGAGATTTCGCTGCGAGAACTTGTCGAACTGCTGGCATCCATTCATTATATTCCAGATTTGTCGCAAAGTTTAAGCGACAAGAAAGAAGACAAATCCTACAAAAAACTTTTGTATAAAATTGGCGTAGCGGGCTTCGTTTTTATCAACGTAATGACCTATAGTTTACCTGCTTATTTTAACGGTGAACCGCTGAGCGACAAATTACAATCGCTATTTAGTATTCTTAGCTATATCCTGGTCATTCCTGTAGTATTTTACAGCGGCAACGACTATTATATTTCGGCTATTAAAAACCTGCTGAAGAAGAACATAAGCATTGATCTGCCCATTGCACTTGGAATTGTTGTGCTCTTCCTGGTAACCAGTTACGAAGTAATTTTTACCGGCGGTCCGGGTTACAGCGACAGTTTATCGGGCCTCATCTTTTTTCTGTTGGTAGGCAAATGGTATCAAAGCAAAACCTACGAGGCACTTTCGTTCGACCGGAATTACAAATCGTATTTTCCTATTGCCGTTACCAAAATCAATAAACAAATTGAAGAGAGCATTCTCATTGAAAAGATTGAAGTGGACGATGAACTGATCATTCGCAACAAAGAGCTTGTTCCTGCCGATGCGGAACTGGTTGAAGGTGACGGAAGAATCGATTACAGTTTTGTTACCGGCGAGTCGACACCGATTGTTAAAAAGCCCGGCGATTTTATTTATGCCGGCGGACGACAAATGGGTGGAATCATTCGCATAAAAGTAAAAAAGGAGGTCAACCAAAGTCACCTTACCAAACTTTGGAACCAGGATAAATCTTACGAAAAACCAAGCGATTCGTTAAAAACACTATCCGACCGGATAAGCCAATACTTTACACTGATTGTAATTGCCATCGCCATTTTTGGCTTTACTTTTTGGGCGCTTCGGGGAGAATATCATACGGCAATTTTTGTTTTCACGGCAGTACTAATTGTTGCTTGTCCGTGTGCGTTGGCGCTTTCCATTCCGTTTACCTTTGGCAATACCATGCGTATTTTTGGCAAGCGTGGGCTTTACATTAAAAACACCGATGTAATTGAAAAGCTTTCACACATCAACAGCATTGTTTTTGATAAAACGGGGACATTAACGCAGCCCAACCAAAACAAAGTGGTGTATTCGGGAACCGAACTTTCGGCATCAGAAAAAGAAGCAATTTTTTCGCTTACGCGTCAATCGACTCATCCCCTGAGTACAGCACTTTCGCAATCGTTCAACGGATCAGCATACCACAACCCTGAGCACTTTGTTGAAGTGGCCGGACGTGGAATTTTTGGGAAAGTAAATAACCTGAGTCTGCGAATTGGATCGGAAGAATATGTTACGAATACACCTTCCCCGAAAAAGAAAAAAACATCGGTGGTTTATGTGGCTGTCGAAGATAAACTGAAAGGACATTTTACCATTAGCAACCAGTACCGTTCAGGTTTTAAAAACGTATTAAGCGCGTTGAAACAAGGTTTTAATCTATTTCTTATTTCAGGCGATAATGATGCCGAAGCTGAAAACCTCTCGTCATTTTTTGATCGTGAGCACATGCTTTTCAATCAGAAACCCGGAGATAAAGCAGCTTTTATAAAATCTCAACAAAACAAAGGAAATACCGTGCTTATGACCGGCGATGGATTGAATGATGCAGGTGCACTAATGCAAAGCGATGTGGCCTTAACCATTGCAGATAAAGTTTACCATTTCTCGCCTGCCAGCGATGCCGTTTTGGAAGCAGAACAATTCAACCAGCTGGCAAATTTTATCCGTTTCACAAAAACATCACTGAACATTGTAAAACTTAGCTTCCTTATTTCCTTCTGTTACAATATCGTTGGAATTGCTTTTGCCCTGACCGGAAATCTCTCGCCGGTGGTAGCTGCTATTCTCATGCCAATTTCATCGGTGTCGGTAGTTGCATTTGCCACCTTTGCAACACGATTGGCGGGCAGTATTAAATTGCGAAAAACAGCAAACACCTAA
- a CDS encoding DUF4492 domain-containing protein codes for MKNKKNIFIRILQFYISGFKNLNNWGKQVWIIILVKLFIMFVILRIFFFPDFLKTNFETDEARSEHVLEILTNTK; via the coding sequence GTGAAGAACAAGAAAAACATATTCATCAGGATTTTGCAATTCTATATCAGTGGATTTAAAAACCTGAACAACTGGGGCAAACAGGTTTGGATTATTATTCTCGTAAAGCTATTCATCATGTTTGTAATTCTGCGAATATTCTTTTTTCCCGATTTTCTGAAAACAAATTTTGAGACTGATGAGGCCAGAAGTGAGCACGTACTCGAGATTTTAACTAATACAAAATAA
- a CDS encoding cytochrome ubiquinol oxidase subunit I — translation MNEIGIAGEALVNWSRAQFALTAMYHWLFVPLTLGITFILAFMETIYVKTGNEEWKKITKFWMTLFGINFAIGVATGIILEFEFGTNWSNYSWFVGDIFGAPLAIEGILAFFMESTFIAIMFFGWNKVGKKTHLLATWLTAIGANLSALWILVANGWMQKPVGMTFNPETARNEMNNFWDVLFSPMAIDKWLHATSSGFVLAAIFVIGVSAWYLLKKREVALAKKSMLVAAIFGLLSSIYVVWTGDNSARTIASEQPMKFAAIEGLYNGSEGAGLIAVGMFSTSENDPSNENLKDITIKLEIPNILSYMAFLDWDAFVPGVNDLIDGNEKYGVMSATEKIERGKVAIAKLNEFKTAKKEGNNAVAETLKTELISDNFQKNYFKYFGYGYFKDVHELVPNVPLTFYSFHTMVGLGFAFVLGFILILWFTLKNKIAEKKWLLRLSLVAIPLAYIASQAGWIVAEVGRQPWVVQDMMPTMAAVTRISSGSVQVTFWLFAVLFTILMIAEVKIMLRQIKIGPNH, via the coding sequence ATGAATGAAATTGGAATTGCTGGTGAAGCATTAGTAAATTGGTCGAGGGCACAATTTGCCCTAACAGCCATGTATCACTGGTTATTTGTTCCTCTTACACTGGGCATTACGTTTATTTTGGCTTTTATGGAAACCATTTACGTAAAAACCGGTAACGAAGAATGGAAGAAAATAACCAAGTTCTGGATGACACTATTTGGGATAAATTTTGCCATTGGTGTTGCAACCGGAATTATTCTTGAATTTGAGTTTGGAACCAACTGGTCGAACTACTCGTGGTTTGTTGGCGATATTTTTGGTGCGCCACTGGCTATAGAAGGAATTCTTGCCTTTTTTATGGAGTCGACCTTTATTGCCATCATGTTTTTTGGGTGGAATAAAGTGGGCAAAAAAACACACCTGCTGGCAACCTGGTTAACAGCCATCGGAGCTAACCTTTCGGCCCTGTGGATTTTGGTGGCCAACGGCTGGATGCAAAAACCGGTAGGTATGACATTTAATCCGGAAACTGCACGTAACGAAATGAACAATTTTTGGGATGTACTCTTTTCTCCCATGGCAATCGACAAGTGGCTACACGCAACCTCATCGGGATTTGTGCTGGCTGCCATTTTTGTAATCGGAGTTTCAGCCTGGTATTTGCTAAAAAAACGAGAAGTTGCATTGGCAAAAAAGAGCATGTTGGTTGCCGCTATTTTTGGCTTACTATCGTCGATATATGTGGTTTGGACCGGAGACAATTCGGCACGAACCATTGCCAGCGAACAACCTATGAAATTTGCCGCTATTGAAGGCTTATATAACGGAAGCGAAGGCGCTGGATTAATCGCTGTTGGGATGTTTTCAACCTCAGAAAATGACCCAAGCAACGAGAACCTGAAAGACATTACCATAAAGCTGGAGATACCGAACATACTATCGTACATGGCATTTTTAGACTGGGATGCTTTTGTTCCCGGCGTTAACGACCTTATTGATGGGAATGAAAAATACGGTGTTATGTCGGCTACCGAAAAGATTGAACGGGGGAAAGTAGCCATCGCCAAACTCAACGAGTTTAAAACGGCGAAAAAAGAAGGCAACAACGCTGTTGCTGAAACGCTGAAAACAGAATTGATAAGTGACAACTTTCAAAAAAATTACTTTAAATATTTTGGATACGGCTATTTTAAAGATGTACACGAACTGGTGCCTAATGTTCCTCTAACTTTTTACAGTTTCCACACTATGGTTGGTTTGGGCTTTGCATTTGTTTTAGGCTTTATACTGATTTTGTGGTTTACATTAAAAAACAAAATTGCCGAAAAGAAATGGCTACTGAGGCTTTCGTTAGTTGCTATTCCGCTGGCATACATCGCAAGTCAGGCGGGCTGGATAGTTGCTGAAGTTGGTCGTCAGCCCTGGGTAGTGCAAGATATGATGCCCACAATGGCTGCAGTAACACGCATAAGTTCGGGATCGGTGCAGGTAACATTTTGGTTGTTCGCAGTGCTGTTCACCATACTTATGATTGCTGAAGTAAAAATTATGTTGCGTCAAATTAAAATTGGTCCAAATCATTAA
- the cydB gene encoding cytochrome d ubiquinol oxidase subunit II: MFENLSLLALQQYWWVLVSILAALFVFLTFVQGGQTLIYQIGKTEDEKTMLLNTLGRKWEFTFTTLVTFGGAFFASFPLFYSTSFGGAYWVWLAILIAFVIQAVSYEYRKKPSNFLGQKTFEIFLVINGVLGTLLVGTAVGTFFNGAEFSLNNMNQVDWQTPFRGLEAVLTFHNVALGLTVLFLSRVLGNLYFIFTIDNKTIVERARKTLMLCSIPFLVFFLYFVIALLLKQGYAVNPETGEVFMEKYKYLHNVIEMPVNTLILLLGVVGVLWGIISTVFMKSNKGFWFAGTGTVLVVFALFLLAGFNNTAFYPSNFDLQSSLTIQNASSSKYTLVAMSYVSLLIPFVLAYITYFWRAMNRKKITDDEMKSESHVY, encoded by the coding sequence ATGTTTGAAAATTTATCGCTTTTAGCTTTACAACAATATTGGTGGGTACTGGTATCCATCCTCGCAGCACTGTTTGTATTCCTCACTTTTGTGCAGGGCGGACAAACATTGATCTATCAGATTGGGAAAACCGAGGATGAAAAAACAATGTTACTAAATACGCTTGGCCGTAAATGGGAGTTTACTTTTACAACATTGGTAACGTTCGGGGGAGCCTTTTTTGCCTCATTCCCCTTATTTTACTCAACAAGTTTTGGAGGTGCCTACTGGGTATGGCTGGCCATTTTAATTGCTTTTGTAATACAAGCCGTTTCATACGAATACCGAAAAAAGCCATCCAATTTTTTGGGTCAAAAAACCTTCGAGATATTTCTGGTAATAAACGGCGTACTTGGTACTTTGCTAGTTGGTACTGCTGTTGGAACATTTTTTAACGGAGCTGAATTTTCGTTAAATAATATGAACCAGGTTGACTGGCAAACTCCTTTCCGTGGCCTGGAAGCCGTACTAACTTTTCACAATGTGGCACTAGGATTAACGGTTCTGTTTTTATCGCGTGTTTTAGGAAACCTGTATTTTATTTTCACCATCGATAACAAAACAATTGTTGAACGCGCACGAAAAACGTTAATGCTTTGTAGCATTCCTTTTTTGGTGTTCTTCCTGTATTTTGTTATCGCCCTACTACTGAAACAAGGTTATGCTGTAAATCCCGAAACCGGCGAGGTTTTTATGGAAAAATATAAATACCTGCACAATGTTATTGAAATGCCAGTGAATACCTTAATTCTTTTGCTTGGTGTTGTTGGTGTTTTGTGGGGCATTATTTCCACCGTGTTTATGAAAAGTAACAAAGGTTTTTGGTTTGCCGGAACAGGAACCGTGCTGGTTGTATTCGCGCTATTTCTTTTGGCCGGATTTAACAACACAGCTTTTTACCCTTCGAACTTCGATTTACAATCGTCGCTAACTATACAAAATGCATCGTCGAGTAAATATACGCTGGTGGCAATGAGCTATGTTTCTCTGCTTATTCCGTTCGTGTTGGCCTACATCACTTATTTCTGGCGGGCTATGAACCGGAAGAAAATTACAGACGATGAGATGAAATCGGAATCGCATGTTTATTAA
- a CDS encoding glycosyltransferase family 2 protein, with amino-acid sequence MINNKKVVVVLPAYNAAKTLEITYNEIDFNIVDDVILVDDVSNDNTVEVGKKLGIKHIVVHEQNKGYGGNQKSCYNKALQLGADIVIMLHPDYQYTPKLIPAMANLIGNGLYHVVLGSRILGTGALKGGMPLIKYIANRALTSIENILLNAKLSEYHTGYRAFSREVLETINYNANSDNFVFDNQMLAQAWYAGYEIAEITCPTKYFDDASSISIKNSTIYALGVLKTSVQFRLQKWGLVNNKIFNLASNIIHNETFKGQH; translated from the coding sequence ATGATTAACAACAAAAAAGTGGTTGTAGTGCTTCCGGCATACAATGCTGCCAAAACGCTTGAAATTACTTATAACGAAATTGATTTTAATATTGTAGACGACGTAATTCTGGTAGATGACGTGAGTAACGACAACACCGTTGAAGTTGGTAAAAAACTCGGCATTAAACACATTGTGGTTCATGAGCAAAACAAGGGATATGGCGGGAATCAAAAATCATGCTACAACAAAGCACTTCAACTGGGGGCCGACATTGTAATTATGCTTCATCCCGACTACCAATACACCCCAAAGTTAATTCCGGCAATGGCTAATTTGATTGGGAATGGTCTATATCATGTGGTATTAGGATCCAGGATTTTAGGAACCGGGGCCCTAAAAGGCGGTATGCCTCTAATCAAATATATTGCCAACCGTGCGCTTACATCTATTGAGAATATTCTTCTCAACGCAAAACTTTCAGAATATCACACAGGCTACCGGGCATTTTCGCGCGAAGTATTGGAAACAATAAACTACAATGCCAATTCTGATAATTTTGTATTTGATAACCAAATGCTGGCCCAGGCCTGGTATGCCGGTTACGAGATTGCAGAAATAACATGCCCTACAAAATATTTCGATGATGCATCGAGTATTAGTATCAAGAATAGTACGATTTATGCATTGGGGGTTTTAAAAACCTCCGTTCAGTTTCGGTTACAGAAGTGGGGGCTGGTAAATAATAAAATATTTAATCTAGCCTCTAATATTATACACAATGAAACCTTTAAAGGTCAACATTAA
- a CDS encoding glycosyltransferase family 39 protein, which produces MLILRNNNRSNRKYLFISFLILLLAGYFQLFYNIDKLPLRIWDEGKNAVSAYEMYTNGNYLVRYYEEQPDDWGFKPPFLTWNQVLSMKVFGTNEFAIRFPSAIYALFTAILIFSFLYREYKNPFIALLAALVLLTSFGYLDHHVARTGDHDSTLVFFLTAQLIFFYKYADSNNNIYLILFTLALILASFTKGVAGLFFLPGITVYLVFSSKLKNVLSNRNVYLCILAFLVAVGGYYSLREIADPGYLKAVWENELVPRYTNTASNYTYEHTSDYLFYLRNLWNKRFAPWIYILPLGLVLLLSSKNAKVKSLFLYILIIGISFLLIISGGSKGIWYDAPLFPVLAILLALSFFQLYSSTKNITHKKNIAIITTLLIFAPLLFISGQKTKRLTFEIEEKSWNHETQGINYYLRDNSEELSALKELGIAYNGYHSHIRFYANIASDNGTKANFVNYKKIDAPSVVIASQKEIQEFIEENYIFTKNKKDFGTYIYNIEAKKPND; this is translated from the coding sequence ATGCTTATCTTAAGAAACAATAATAGATCTAACCGCAAATATTTATTTATTTCCTTTCTGATTCTGTTACTCGCTGGTTATTTTCAGCTATTCTATAACATCGACAAATTACCTTTACGAATTTGGGACGAAGGGAAGAATGCCGTTAGCGCTTATGAAATGTATACAAATGGGAATTATCTTGTCCGCTATTACGAAGAACAGCCCGATGACTGGGGATTTAAACCTCCGTTTTTAACCTGGAACCAGGTACTTTCGATGAAAGTTTTTGGCACCAACGAGTTTGCCATCCGCTTTCCATCTGCAATATATGCTCTGTTTACCGCAATCCTGATCTTTTCTTTTTTGTACCGTGAGTATAAAAACCCATTTATTGCACTACTTGCAGCACTGGTGCTTTTAACTTCTTTCGGATACCTCGATCATCATGTTGCCAGAACCGGCGACCATGATTCAACTCTGGTATTCTTTCTAACTGCGCAACTAATATTCTTTTATAAATATGCCGATAGCAACAATAATATTTACCTGATTCTGTTTACATTAGCCCTCATTCTTGCCTCATTTACAAAAGGAGTTGCCGGATTGTTCTTTCTTCCCGGAATAACCGTTTACCTCGTATTTAGCTCCAAGTTAAAAAATGTACTATCTAACAGAAACGTTTATTTATGTATTCTTGCATTTCTGGTAGCCGTTGGAGGCTATTACTCTTTACGGGAAATAGCTGATCCCGGGTATTTAAAAGCGGTGTGGGAAAACGAACTTGTTCCCCGTTATACCAATACTGCCAGTAATTACACGTATGAACATACCTCAGACTATTTGTTCTATCTCCGAAATCTTTGGAACAAACGTTTTGCTCCCTGGATATATATACTCCCTTTGGGGTTGGTTCTTCTTTTATCATCGAAAAATGCAAAAGTTAAATCGTTGTTTTTGTATATATTGATTATAGGAATTTCATTTCTGCTTATCATTTCGGGAGGAAGTAAAGGAATCTGGTACGATGCACCGCTATTCCCTGTACTTGCAATATTACTCGCTTTAAGTTTCTTTCAACTATATAGCTCCACGAAGAACATAACTCATAAAAAAAACATCGCAATTATTACTACGTTATTGATATTCGCCCCACTATTGTTCATTTCCGGTCAAAAGACAAAAAGACTAACGTTTGAAATCGAAGAAAAATCGTGGAATCATGAAACGCAGGGTATTAACTATTATTTGAGAGACAACTCGGAGGAACTTTCAGCATTGAAAGAATTAGGTATTGCTTACAATGGCTACCACTCGCATATACGATTTTACGCGAATATTGCATCTGATAATGGAACTAAAGCCAATTTTGTAAATTATAAAAAAATAGATGCTCCATCGGTTGTAATAGCCTCTCAAAAAGAAATACAGGAATTCATTGAAGAAAATTATATTTTCACAAAAAATAAAAAAGATTTTGGAACATATATTTACAATATTGAAGCAAAAAAGCCAAACGATTAA
- a CDS encoding glycosyltransferase family 2 protein has protein sequence MKKVSIIVPCYNESQALPLFYEELKKHLPRSYEYEIILVNDGSNDDTLQIIKDIATANSSVHFISLSRNFGHQNALKAGFDLATGDCAICLDSDLQHPPGLIPDLLEKWEQGYESVITKRIDHESISFFKKTTSKLFYRLTNRFSEVKLEDGVADFRLLDRIVLDALKNFSENQIFLRAVIQWLGFKQITIEYQAAERVAGTSKYTLRKMLSLALSGISAFSIKPLRFSIYLGLTIAVLAFLYGMYALGVNIFTDRAIPGWTSILMSVLFIGGLNLLMLGIIGEYLGKMFIENKKRPNYIIAESDLIK, from the coding sequence ATGAAAAAAGTATCGATAATTGTTCCGTGTTACAACGAATCGCAGGCGCTACCCCTTTTTTATGAGGAACTGAAAAAGCACTTGCCCAGAAGTTATGAATACGAAATTATTTTGGTTAACGACGGAAGCAATGATGATACATTACAAATAATAAAGGACATTGCAACAGCTAATTCATCTGTACATTTTATTTCACTTTCAAGAAACTTTGGTCACCAGAATGCTTTAAAAGCAGGTTTTGATCTGGCTACCGGAGATTGTGCGATTTGTCTGGATTCTGATCTACAACACCCTCCAGGTTTAATCCCTGATTTACTTGAAAAATGGGAACAAGGATACGAATCGGTAATTACCAAAAGAATTGATCATGAATCGATATCCTTTTTCAAAAAAACAACTTCAAAGTTATTCTACAGACTCACCAATCGCTTCTCGGAGGTAAAACTCGAAGATGGTGTAGCTGATTTCCGTCTGCTCGACAGGATAGTACTTGACGCATTAAAAAACTTTTCTGAAAACCAGATATTTTTAAGGGCAGTTATCCAATGGCTTGGATTTAAGCAGATTACTATTGAATACCAGGCTGCGGAGCGAGTTGCAGGAACATCAAAATACACCCTTCGAAAAATGCTCTCTTTGGCTCTCTCAGGAATCTCTGCATTTAGTATTAAACCTCTGCGCTTTTCAATTTACCTCGGATTAACGATAGCCGTTTTAGCATTTTTATATGGCATGTACGCATTAGGGGTGAATATTTTTACCGACAGAGCCATTCCTGGTTGGACCTCTATTTTAATGAGTGTACTTTTTATTGGTGGTTTAAACCTGTTAATGCTTGGTATTATTGGCGAGTATTTAGGTAAAATGTTCATCGAAAATAAAAAACGACCAAACTACATTATCGCTGAATCCGATCTGATAAAATAA
- a CDS encoding amino acid permease yields the protein MAKSLVNTNAKFGTMPVFLTALSTILGAILFLRFGWAVGQVGFIGVIGIIVLGHIVTIPTAFAVAEIATNQRVQGGGAYYIISRSFGLNIGGAIGIALYLSQAISVAFYVIAFGEAFEPVIRWIGETYNFFIPDRRWISIPTMVLLSILILTKGANVGMKALYVVVAILLTSIAMFFLGESSIKPEVVNFHSKIPNNLNFFFVFTIIFPAFTGLAAGLGLSGDLKDPKRSIPRGTLWATVVGMLVYVAIAYKFAISASPEDLVADQLIMSKIAIWGPIIPIGLAAASLSSALGSIMVAPRTLQAIGYDDIFPQGHLNRWFAKGRKTDNEPINGSLITIVIAFVFVVVGDVDFVAQIISMFFMVTYSAICLISLLEHFAADPAYRPTFRSSWHLSLIGTLSSLWLMFQMNATYAAVSVVIMAMIYYIIMLNNEENQGLNKLFRGVIFQLSRQLQIMLQRADSEKDKSWRPFGVCISHDTFKRRSAFDIMRWISYKYGFGTYIHFIKGLLNEKNTEESKQVLDRLIQLSAGSNNRVYLDTIISPSYTSAIAQVVQLSGISGKGNNLILFEFSRTDPGNLKEITGNYQIVESAGFDICILNTSYKSFGYKKEIHIWIRPEDYVNANLMILLGYIILGHPEWKKGKIKIFALYPEQDMEEKRKQLMELIKTGRLPISPSNISMVPYESGDRKSKIMKYSADADLTIIGFTTDALKDIEEFSEGYNDLGNILFVSSNRAKAIN from the coding sequence ATGGCAAAATCGCTGGTAAACACAAACGCTAAATTTGGCACCATGCCAGTTTTTCTAACGGCACTTTCTACCATTCTCGGAGCAATTTTATTTCTGCGTTTTGGCTGGGCTGTTGGACAGGTTGGCTTTATTGGTGTTATTGGCATAATCGTTTTAGGTCATATTGTAACTATTCCCACAGCGTTTGCCGTTGCTGAAATTGCTACCAACCAACGCGTGCAAGGTGGTGGTGCTTATTACATCATCAGCCGGTCTTTTGGATTGAATATTGGCGGGGCTATTGGCATTGCCTTATACCTCTCGCAGGCTATTAGTGTGGCATTTTATGTGATCGCTTTTGGCGAAGCTTTTGAACCGGTGATTAGATGGATTGGTGAAACTTACAACTTTTTTATTCCCGACCGAAGATGGATTTCCATTCCTACCATGGTTCTGCTTTCGATACTAATTCTCACAAAAGGAGCAAATGTGGGAATGAAAGCACTTTATGTGGTAGTTGCCATTTTATTGACATCTATCGCCATGTTTTTTTTAGGCGAATCTTCCATAAAGCCTGAAGTGGTTAATTTTCACAGCAAAATTCCGAATAACCTGAATTTCTTTTTTGTTTTCACCATTATATTCCCGGCATTTACAGGACTTGCTGCCGGATTGGGGCTATCGGGCGATTTAAAAGATCCTAAAAGATCAATTCCCCGGGGAACCTTGTGGGCAACTGTAGTGGGCATGCTGGTATATGTTGCCATTGCTTATAAATTTGCGATCTCGGCATCGCCTGAAGATCTGGTGGCCGACCAGTTGATCATGAGCAAAATTGCTATTTGGGGCCCCATAATTCCAATCGGCTTGGCAGCTGCGTCTTTAAGCTCAGCGCTTGGCTCCATCATGGTAGCACCACGAACCTTACAGGCCATTGGCTACGATGATATTTTTCCACAGGGGCACCTAAACCGCTGGTTTGCCAAAGGAAGAAAAACCGATAACGAACCTATTAACGGGTCGCTGATAACCATTGTAATCGCATTTGTCTTTGTTGTTGTTGGCGATGTTGATTTTGTGGCTCAAATCATCTCCATGTTCTTCATGGTAACCTACAGCGCCATCTGCCTCATCTCTTTACTGGAGCACTTTGCTGCCGACCCTGCCTACCGTCCAACCTTCCGTTCAAGCTGGCATTTATCGCTTATCGGAACACTTTCGTCGTTGTGGCTAATGTTTCAAATGAACGCTACTTATGCAGCTGTTTCGGTGGTAATAATGGCAATGATATATTACATTATCATGCTTAACAATGAGGAGAACCAGGGATTGAACAAACTTTTCCGTGGAGTAATCTTCCAGCTTAGCCGACAGTTGCAAATTATGCTGCAACGTGCCGACAGCGAAAAAGATAAAAGCTGGCGACCATTTGGAGTATGTATTTCGCACGATACATTTAAACGACGCTCGGCATTCGATATCATGCGCTGGATTTCATACAAATACGGCTTTGGAACATACATCCATTTTATAAAAGGCTTGCTGAATGAGAAAAATACAGAAGAATCAAAACAAGTTCTGGATCGGTTGATTCAACTTTCGGCTGGAAGCAACAACCGTGTTTACCTCGACACCATAATCTCTCCATCATACACCTCGGCAATTGCGCAAGTGGTGCAACTTTCCGGGATATCGGGAAAGGGAAACAACCTTATTCTTTTTGAATTCTCACGTACCGATCCGGGTAACCTGAAAGAAATTACGGGCAATTACCAAATTGTAGAATCGGCCGGTTTCGACATCTGTATTCTGAACACTTCGTACAAAAGTTTTGGGTATAAAAAAGAAATCCACATCTGGATTCGCCCCGAAGATTATGTGAATGCAAATTTAATGATCTTACTGGGGTACATTATTTTAGGCCACCCTGAATGGAAAAAAGGAAAGATTAAAATCTTTGCGCTCTATCCTGAACAGGACATGGAAGAAAAAAGAAAACAGTTAATGGAGTTGATAAAAACTGGTCGTTTACCAATCAGTCCGTCGAACATTTCGATGGTACCCTACGAATCGGGCGACCGGAAAAGCAAAATTATGAAATACTCGGCCGATGCCGACCTTACAATCATTGGTTTTACCACCGATGCATTGAAAGATATTGAAGAATTCAGCGAAGGCTATAACGATCTGGGTAACATCCTGTTTGTGAGCTCAAACCGGGCCAAAGCAATAAACTAG